In Fusarium oxysporum f. sp. lycopersici 4287 chromosome 2, whole genome shotgun sequence, a genomic segment contains:
- a CDS encoding hypothetical protein (At least one base has a quality score < 10), producing MAPPSVPAEVKKQRERDRGKKRRQQSRCQGQTERLQEADSHETVRLWAC from the exons ATGGCACCTCCATCAGTCCCAGCCGAAGTCAAGAAACAGCGAGAGCGAGATCGTGGCAAAAAACGACGTCAACAGTCGCGTTGCCAGGGCCAGACCGAGCGACTTCAAGAAGCCGACAGCCACGAAACTGTCCGGCTG TGGGCCTGCTAA